Proteins found in one Triticum urartu cultivar G1812 chromosome 4, Tu2.1, whole genome shotgun sequence genomic segment:
- the LOC125551306 gene encoding ATP-citrate synthase alpha chain protein 2 — protein MARKKIREYDSKRLLKEHLKRLAGIDLHILSAQVTQSTDFAELVNQHPWLSTTKLVVKPDMLFGKRGKSGLVALNLDVAQVKEFVKERLGVEVEMGGCKAPITTFIVEPFVPHDQEYYLSVVSERLGSTISFSECGGIEIEENWDKVKTVFLPTEKPMTPDACAPLIATLPLEARGKIGDFIKGVFAVFQDLDFSFIEMNPFTMVNGEPYPLDMRGELDDTASFKNFKKWGNLEFPLPFGRVLSSTESFIHELDDKTSASLKFTVLNPKGRIWTMVAGGGASVIYADTVGDLGYASELGNYAEYSGAPNQEEVLQYARVVLDCATADPDGRKRALLIGGGIANFTDVAATFSGIIQALREKESKLKASRMHLYVRRGGPNYQTGLAKMRKLGAEIGVPIEVYGPEETMTGICKQAIECIMAAS, from the exons ATGGCGCGCAAGAAGATCCGGGAGTACGACTCCAAGCGCCTCCTCAAGGAGCACCTCAAGCGCCTGGCCGGCATCGACCTGCACATCCTCTCCGCCCAG GTCACACAATCGACGGACTTTGCGGAGCTTGTGAACCAGCATCCATGGCTGTCGACCACCAAACTGGTTGTGAAGCCTGACATGCTGTTCGGGAAGCGTGGGAAGAGTGGCCTTGTGGCACTCAACCTGGATGTAGCCCAAGTCAAGGAGTTTGTGAAGGAGCGGTTGGGAGTCGAG GTCGAGATGGGTGGCTGCAAAGCTCCAATTACCACCTTCATAGTTGAGCCGTTTGTCCCCCACGATCAAGAGTACTACCTTTCAGTTGTGTCTGAAAGGTTGGGTAGCACCATTAGCTtctcggaatgtggaggcattgAAATCGAGGAGAACTGGGACAAGGTTAAGACAGTCTTTCTTCCGACTGAGAAGCCAATGACACCTGATGCTTGTGCTCCCTTGATTGCAACCCTTCCACTGGAG GCACGCGGAAAGATTGGTGATTTCATCAAAGGAGTGTTTGCTGTCTTCCAAG ACTTAGATTTCTCATTTATTGAGATGAACCCATTCACCATGGTGAATGGGGAGCCATATCCGCTGGACATGAGAGGAGAATTGGATGACACTGCTTCTTTCAAGAACTTCAAGAA GTGGGGAAATTTAGAATTCCCTCTACCATTCGGCAGAGTTCTCAGTTCTACAGAAAGTTTTATCCATGAGCTGGACGATAAG ACCAGCGCGTCTTTGAAGTTCACAGTTTTGAACCCAAAGGGACGCATCTGGACAATGGTTGCTGGAGGTGGTGCCAGTGTCATATACGCTGACACG GTTGGAGATTTGGGATATGCTTCAGAGTTAGGAAATTATGCAGAATACAGTGGTGCTCCCAACCAGGAGGAGGTTCTGCAGTATGCTAGAGTAGTACTTGAT TGTGCGACTGCGGACCCTGATGGCCGCAAGAGAGCCCTTCTCATTGGAGGTGGTATAGCCAACTTCACTGATGTCGCTGCCACTTTTAGTGGCATCATTCAGGCATTAAGAGAGAAG GAATCCAAGTTAAAGGCATCCAGGATGCACCTCTATGTTCGACGAGGTGGTCCAAATTACCAAACTGGACTGGCGAAAATGCGCAAGCTTGGTGCAGAAATCGGTGTTCCGATTGAG GTGTATGGACCGGAAGAGACAATGACTGGCATCTGCAAGCAAGCAATTGAATGCATTATGGCGGCATCATAA